The Deltaproteobacteria bacterium genome includes a window with the following:
- a CDS encoding phosphate ABC transporter ATP-binding protein has product MGTLEPLFALRDVGVTLDGREVLSGISLEIAHGSATCIVGRSGAGKTTLLRVFNRLNECFPGCTTTGDIVLRLDGRVVRPYADEIPLPELRRRVGMVFQHPNVLPMSIENNIVMPLVSVHGVPRRDARHAARLALEEVRLWREVSDRLDTDARTLSGGQQQRLCLARALAMQPSVLLLDEPTASLDSKAAQGIEDLLAGLKGRYTLVVVSHGLEFAARLADGMLVLRDGRIHGRLGPEALGGSGLSLCELAELL; this is encoded by the coding sequence ATGGGTACGCTAGAGCCACTGTTTGCCCTGCGCGACGTAGGCGTGACCCTGGATGGCCGCGAGGTTTTGTCCGGGATCAGTCTTGAAATCGCCCACGGGAGCGCGACCTGCATCGTGGGCCGGTCCGGTGCGGGAAAAACAACGCTGCTGCGTGTTTTCAACCGTTTGAACGAATGTTTTCCCGGTTGCACGACAACCGGAGACATTGTGTTGCGCCTCGACGGCCGCGTGGTCCGGCCCTACGCGGATGAGATCCCCCTGCCGGAGTTGCGCCGTCGGGTGGGGATGGTCTTCCAGCATCCCAACGTGCTGCCCATGAGCATCGAGAACAATATCGTCATGCCGTTGGTCTCCGTGCATGGCGTGCCGCGCCGCGACGCGCGCCATGCCGCGCGTTTGGCCCTGGAGGAAGTCCGCCTCTGGCGCGAAGTGTCGGACCGCCTCGATACGGACGCGCGCACGCTTTCGGGCGGCCAGCAGCAGCGTCTTTGCTTGGCCCGCGCCCTGGCCATGCAACCGAGCGTGTTGCTGCTGGACGAACCGACCGCGTCCCTGGACAGCAAGGCGGCCCAGGGCATTGAGGATCTTTTGGCGGGCTTGAAAGGCCGCTACACGCTGGTGGTTGTGTCGCACGGATTGGAATTCGCGGCCCGGTTGGCCGACGGAATGCTCGTCCTGCGGGATGGCCGGATTCACGGCCGCCTTGGACCGGAAGCCCTTGGTGGTTCGGGCTTGTCGCTGTGCGAGCTGGCGGAGTTGCTCTAG
- a CDS encoding peroxiredoxin, producing the protein MEEIQPRMPLLGDQFPELNVQTTHGPMKLPADLKGNWFVFFSHPADFTPVCTTEFVAFQKRIAEFDALNCKLIGMSVDQIFSHIKWVQWIKAELNVEITFPIVAANDAVAMKLGMLHPGKGSNTVRAVFIVDPEGKVRLIMYYPQEIGRNMDEIVRAVKALQTSDKQGAIPAGWPNNELIGDRIIVPPATNEKDAQKRLEDYDGFDWWFCHKPLK; encoded by the coding sequence ATGGAAGAAATACAACCACGCATGCCTTTGCTGGGGGATCAGTTTCCGGAACTCAACGTGCAGACAACGCACGGCCCGATGAAGCTTCCGGCGGACCTGAAAGGGAATTGGTTTGTCTTTTTCAGCCATCCCGCGGACTTCACGCCCGTATGCACCACGGAATTCGTGGCCTTTCAAAAACGCATCGCCGAATTCGACGCGCTCAATTGCAAACTGATTGGCATGTCCGTCGATCAGATTTTCTCGCACATCAAATGGGTGCAGTGGATCAAAGCCGAGCTGAACGTGGAAATCACGTTCCCCATTGTCGCGGCCAACGACGCCGTGGCCATGAAACTTGGCATGCTTCATCCCGGCAAGGGCAGCAACACGGTCCGGGCCGTCTTCATCGTTGATCCGGAAGGGAAGGTCCGCCTGATCATGTACTATCCGCAGGAAATCGGACGGAATATGGATGAAATCGTGCGGGCCGTGAAAGCGTTGCAAACGTCCGACAAGCAGGGCGCCATTCCTGCGGGTTGGCCCAACAACGAGCTCATCGGCGACCGAATCATCGTTCCGCCGGCGACCAATGAGAAGGACGCCCAAAAACGCCTGGAGGACTACGACGGCTTTGATTGGTGGTTTTGCCACAAGCCGCTCAAATAG
- a CDS encoding ABC transporter ATP-binding protein yields the protein MTPILHLHEINKAFTTQRGQSVAAVKQANLHVRRGEFVCIVGPSGCGKSTLLRILSGLERADSGRALFDGQPIDIPRRDVGMVFQEYSVLPWRTVRDNVALGLEFSREKKATRRDLVRQYLDVVGMGAFAEAFPHELSGGMRQRVAIARALATDPHVLLMDEPFGALDAHTRILMQKELLRIWRKTGKTVVLVTHSVDEALYLAQRIVVMTARPGTVRAEIEVPLEHPRNRAHPLYGKYTAEILDMLEEEVVGAGVF from the coding sequence ATGACGCCCATCCTTCATCTTCATGAAATCAACAAAGCCTTCACCACGCAACGCGGGCAAAGCGTCGCGGCCGTGAAGCAGGCCAATCTGCACGTACGGCGCGGAGAATTTGTCTGCATTGTCGGACCGTCGGGGTGTGGCAAATCCACCTTGCTGCGCATTCTGTCCGGGCTGGAGCGGGCCGACAGCGGCCGCGCCCTGTTCGACGGCCAGCCCATCGACATTCCACGACGGGACGTGGGCATGGTGTTTCAGGAGTATTCGGTCCTGCCGTGGCGCACTGTGCGGGACAATGTCGCCCTGGGACTGGAGTTTTCGCGAGAAAAAAAGGCGACGCGGCGGGACCTGGTCAGGCAGTACCTCGATGTGGTCGGCATGGGCGCCTTTGCCGAGGCGTTTCCGCACGAGCTCTCCGGTGGCATGCGCCAGCGCGTGGCCATTGCCCGCGCCCTGGCCACGGACCCGCACGTATTGCTCATGGACGAACCGTTCGGCGCCCTGGACGCGCACACCCGCATCCTGATGCAAAAGGAACTGCTGCGCATCTGGCGGAAAACAGGAAAAACCGTGGTCCTGGTCACGCACAGCGTGGACGAGGCCCTGTACCTGGCGCAAAGGATCGTGGTCATGACGGCCAGACCGGGCACGGTCCGGGCGGAAATCGAAGTGCCCCTGGAACATCCCCGCAACCGCGCCCATCCGCTCTACGGAAAATACACGGCCGAAATCCTGGACATGCTGGAAGAAGAAGTCGTCGGGGCGGGTGTATTCTGA
- a CDS encoding ABC transporter substrate-binding protein — protein MTHLIAKAARRTRLLGLFLAATLIFSAAQVTAEDKLPVLNVGYIFTTHHTPLIAAMAKNENFREFGVHLRPVVDKLKYELMDGDTPLALLNIIVNKSGAETTTMFAQGSMDIALASGTAIMAGIDQGTNMKILCPTHVDGMGLVFPPASTLKGWDDVAAHIQASEQPVKIGYHSPTSAPRIVIEGALRQAGFTVTQNAGQADADVLLVDLKDTSNFIPALTSGQVDAWVGPAPHPEVSEMKKVGHIALDLRDLPPAGAWHNFPCCVLAARTEIIDAHPEVLRKLVALMAKSGDWCNAHKAEEGKLLNGWTGSPAEAVEKSTIVYTTAATDNWMRGQATYLDMLNTMNKFRGRLKGKTMDEARDLLFDLRFVNAN, from the coding sequence ATGACGCACCTGATTGCCAAGGCCGCGCGGCGGACCCGCCTCTTGGGGCTGTTCCTGGCCGCGACACTGATTTTTTCCGCCGCCCAGGTCACGGCCGAGGACAAGCTGCCGGTTCTGAACGTGGGCTACATCTTCACCACCCACCACACCCCGCTCATCGCGGCCATGGCCAAAAACGAGAATTTTCGCGAGTTCGGCGTTCATCTGCGCCCGGTCGTGGACAAGCTCAAGTATGAACTCATGGACGGCGACACGCCCCTGGCCCTGCTCAACATCATCGTCAACAAAAGCGGCGCCGAAACCACGACCATGTTCGCCCAGGGGTCCATGGACATCGCCCTGGCCTCGGGCACGGCCATCATGGCCGGTATCGATCAGGGCACGAACATGAAAATCCTGTGCCCGACCCACGTCGACGGCATGGGTCTGGTCTTCCCGCCCGCCAGCACCCTCAAGGGATGGGATGACGTGGCCGCGCATATCCAGGCCTCGGAGCAACCGGTCAAAATCGGCTATCACTCCCCGACCAGCGCTCCGCGCATCGTCATCGAGGGCGCTCTGCGGCAGGCCGGGTTCACGGTCACCCAGAACGCCGGCCAGGCCGATGCCGACGTCCTGCTGGTCGATCTGAAAGACACCTCCAATTTCATCCCGGCCCTGACCAGCGGCCAGGTGGATGCCTGGGTCGGCCCCGCGCCCCATCCCGAAGTCTCGGAGATGAAAAAGGTCGGGCACATCGCCCTGGACCTGCGCGATCTGCCGCCCGCCGGGGCATGGCACAATTTCCCGTGCTGCGTTCTGGCCGCCCGGACCGAAATCATCGACGCCCATCCCGAGGTGCTGCGCAAGCTCGTCGCGCTGATGGCCAAGAGCGGCGACTGGTGCAACGCCCACAAGGCCGAGGAAGGGAAACTTCTTAACGGCTGGACCGGTTCTCCGGCCGAGGCCGTGGAAAAATCGACCATTGTTTACACCACGGCGGCCACGGACAACTGGATGCGCGGTCAGGCCACCTATCTGGACATGCTCAATACCATGAACAAGTTCCGGGGCCGCCTCAAGGGCAAGACCATGGACGAGGCGCGGGATTTGCTTTTCGACCTGCGCTTTGTGAACGCCAACTAA
- a CDS encoding ABC transporter permease — protein sequence MNRFSHHALSLAAFLLLLIIWAWAASAIQNAVILPSVEQVATVLAHPNDDLLSMGSLLTNIGVSLVRVLLGYSVAVLIAVPLGIVMGYSMTMHTMLGDFLNLFRPIPPLAWVPLVMAWFGIASLADLFGIDRGPWFITLNNFKYSMIFIIFIGAFFPVLTSSIHGVRNVNRVFIDTARVLGASRFDIFRKILLPAALPSMVNGMRIGLGIAWMCLVSAEMLPGSISGVGYLITHAYTMASTDIVIAGMFSIGLTGAIMDWLFRRVERRRFSWQRLAR from the coding sequence ATGAACCGTTTCTCCCATCACGCATTGTCCCTGGCTGCCTTTTTGCTCCTGCTGATCATCTGGGCCTGGGCCGCGTCCGCCATCCAAAACGCCGTTATCCTGCCGTCCGTGGAACAGGTCGCGACCGTGCTGGCCCACCCCAACGACGATCTGCTCAGCATGGGCTCCCTGCTGACCAACATCGGCGTCAGTCTGGTGCGCGTCCTTCTCGGCTACAGCGTGGCCGTGCTCATTGCCGTCCCCCTTGGCATCGTCATGGGCTATTCCATGACCATGCACACCATGCTTGGAGACTTCCTCAATCTTTTCCGTCCCATCCCGCCCCTGGCCTGGGTGCCTCTGGTCATGGCCTGGTTCGGCATCGCCAGTCTGGCCGATCTTTTTGGGATCGATCGCGGGCCGTGGTTCATCACGCTCAATAATTTCAAATACTCCATGATTTTCATTATCTTCATCGGCGCGTTTTTTCCGGTGCTGACCAGCAGCATCCACGGCGTGCGCAACGTGAACCGCGTCTTTATCGACACGGCGCGGGTTTTGGGTGCCAGCCGCTTCGACATCTTCCGCAAAATCCTTCTTCCCGCCGCGCTGCCGTCCATGGTCAACGGCATGCGCATCGGCCTGGGCATTGCCTGGATGTGCCTGGTTTCCGCCGAAATGCTTCCCGGCAGCATCTCCGGCGTGGGCTACCTGATCACCCACGCCTACACCATGGCCTCCACGGATATCGTCATTGCCGGCATGTTCAGCATCGGCCTGACCGGCGCGATCATGGATTGGCTGTTCCGGCGCGTCGAGCGACGGCGCTTTTCCTGGCAACGGCTGGCGAGGTAG